The stretch of DNA CTTGGGGTTACTGTTTCGTGCCGATCTGTGATAGAATTTCGGTTCCCATGCCCCCGTGTTATAAGGGACAATCAACATGTCACCAACGTGATCGGAGCATTGATGTGAGTGACAATCAACCAATTCACTATCGTGCTGCGAACACTAATATGTGCATTTACTCGCTTACTGTAGTAGCATAGTCTGTTACAAACTAAAATGTGACTACCGGTTACATCTGTTTGGTGTTTCATAGGCTTACCTGCAACTGGCCCACATCAAAACTTACATACATTTGGACTAAGAGGGGTGTCCACTTTGGCCATCCAATTTGTCTCATCAATCTTTGGTCATGCACTATTGCGTTGATATGTGCCACCTGATACATTCAGTGATTTCAATATATTTTCGAGCATTTTATGTAACTGTGTTTATCTGTTTCCGGTTATGTTGCAGGCTTGTTACTACAGTCAGCTTGATGCTGTGAAATTTGTGTTCTGCGTGGAATACATTATGAGATTGTGTAGTGTTGTATTGGTTGATGTAATCTCTGTTGCTTTGAATTTTAATTTGATTGGTGCATTGGTGCATCAGGTAACAAATTACCATGTGGTTGCAAAACTAGCTGGGGATGGATCTGTGTCTCATTACTGCAAGGTTGCTTTCTTGTCTCATGCACTATCAAGTGCTAATTACACACTAATGATGATACTTCTGCTTATTTATGCCTTTTAACCTTTTTATGTTTTTTCTAGGTGTTCTTGGAGGATTCTAGTGGTAAAAGTTACTCAAAGGAAGGGAGGCTAATAGGATGTGATCCAGCATATGATCTTGCTGTACTGAAGGTTTGGATTGCGTTATTTTTGGCTGGAGTTTCAGTGATGCGAAATTGGTTCCTAGTTGCTATCTTTGAATTCAGATCATTGGTGCAGGTTGATGTTGACAGTGACAAGTTGAGGCCTGCTCTGATTGGCACATCACGGGGTTTGCGAGTTGGGCAAAGTTGTTTTGCCATTGGGAACCCTTATGGTTATGAACACACACTAACTACTGGGGTAATGATGCTTTAAAAAGTTGTTCTAATTTTTTGTTAAGTACACTTCAGAAATTCTAACAGTTCTCCATCCAAAAGTGAATGCATTATGTAATTATGGATAATGTTACTGTTATGCACCCTTGTCTGTCAGACCTAGTGTATTCTGATGGTGTGATCATTAAAGTTTCTTATAGGTGGTTAGCGGATTAGGGAGGGAGATACCATCTCCCAGTGGGAGAGCAATTCGTGGGGCTATACAGACAGATGCTGCTATAAATGCCGGTACTGTCTTTCTTCGTTTTGTATGATGTATGGATTTAATATAATCTCCAACCACCTTTTTCTGACAAATGAAAAGTTAACTGATTTTTAGCAAATGATGATAATAATTGAATTGATGGAGATAACTTTTCATTTGTTTCATTCACTAAAGCTCCCTCGAGATGTGTTTTATTGTTTAGTCATGAGTGACACGCTTTCTTTGAAGAAATTAGGTTATTCAAGTGCACTTAGGCTTCTCAGATTAAATGTTTTGGCCCTATGCATCtagttttttctttttgttCCTATGAATGGATAATTCTTATGTTAGTGTGGCTGTGCATTGATTGTAAACGTAGCCACATAGGGATTAGGAAATGCTCTTTCTCCCAAAGGAAGattacaaaaaaaaaacacaccAGTGCAAGTCTTGTGAGACATTAAGCAGGGTAGAAAACCGCTTTTCTTgcaacctaggaacctatgagCAGTAAGAATGGACAGCAGATAGCACTTGTTGGTGCATTGCTCATTGTTAAGATGGCCAAGCCTCTTTGGGCCTGTTGGATGAAGTAGATTTGGCCCAACTAGGAGTCCCCTTTGGAGCTGAAAGCATGAATTGGAATAGTAAGGGAAATTAGGCCTTTGATTAGATAGAGTAAAGAGTGCATAGTTTGGAATTCTTTCTTGGCAGATTAGTATACTAGATCTGACACAGTAATTATGTTGCTAGATAAACTGCGACTGTGAGTACGCCATTGTTGCGCTGTTGGCTTGTGGTTTTATTTATACTAACTCTCACTATATATTGGAAAATAAGTTCTTTCTCTTAGTTATTGAATCAAAAATTAATGTTAATGCTATTTACATGGGTTACAATGTACTGGGCTGTGGAGTGTCATTATATTCCATATATGTTCGGCTGTGAGCTGAATACGGATCAATTGCATACATATATCTCCATATTTACAAACTTTTCTTACTTCCAGGTAACTCAGGAGGTCCACTTATTGACTCTTATGGCCATGTAATTGGTGTTAATACAGCTACATTCACACGTAAAGGTAATGCTTCTATCTTATGTTCAGCAATCTGTATTTCCTCAGTATTGAATCATAGATGGCTCATGACATTTGGTATGCGCGTCAAAACTTTAATTTGGAAGAaatgaaacagaacttttgaaAAACAAAAGACATATAATTCTAACAGCTGCCATGTCCTTTCGTGACTTTCGAGTCATGTTCCCTGACTCCTGTATGACGAAAGGAATGGTTGAAAGAAGACTGTCAAGATCGATATTAATTCTCCTTGTGATGGTATTCCCTAAGCAGCAGGCAAAGAGTTACTACCCCGTGGTCAAGACCCATGGTGGAGGATCACGTTTCCGCTTTGCCTTGGTTTGTGGGGAATCTTTGATTTTCTATATGAAATCCCAGGTCATAGTCATACTAAGATGGTGCTATATATTAATTTGACTATTTGTTGCACTTTATCCCCTAAACTTAAAGATAAGTCTATCCAGGTCTAGTGAAACTCCATGGTCCACTCTTTAGTGATCTGTGTTCACACTATCTATTTCGTGGGACTTTACGCCCCTCAGTTTAAGAAAACAAGCTGTAGTGTTGAGTACACCTAGAAACATAACAAGCTGTAGTGTTGTACACAAGCACCTAGAAAACATAACAAGCTGTAGTGTTGTGCAGCCAGAAACATAGTTGCAGATCTCATGCTCTGAGATGCTGTGTACCAGATGGGCCGTGATATCTGTGTCTCTGGTACACATAACACTCCAGAGGGAGATCCTACGAATTGAATTGAGCTGCATTAATCGTTGACAGATATGATCTGAGCATGCAAGATACTGTGCAGAAGATATGCTGAACGTTGCTATGCCACATCTTCCATTTGCAGGATCTGGGATCTCATCCGGTGTGAACTTTGCCATCCCCATCGACACCGTCGTACAGTCGGTCCCCAACCTAATTGTATACGGGACCTCTGTGAGCAACAGGTTTTAACCGATCTGTCGTCCATTGTCCACTTCAATTCATGCTCACTGTTACGCTCACTATTCGCCATCGTACTTGGCGTCTGTATCACTGGATGGTGTAAAGAAGTTTGCATGATCTTGGATGCGCTGAACTTAGATGGTACATACGACGGCATTATCCGCTGCCAAAGTTATCCATAGTGAGTGCAGTTCCGCTACCTCTAAAAAGGGGATGAATTATCAGATGAGTCTGATTAGAGCTGCAGCCTTAGAAAGATCATTGTTCTCTGTGGTCTCTGTTCTTCATCCATAAAGGCAGTCAAAGAAAGGAACTGCAAGAGAAGAACATACCGGAACGacgagaaacagaggagggtaAGGGGGAACCTGACAATATGACATGACAGGTTCTCATACACGAATATTACACTTCGTCGCTTTCAGTTGAAGCAGGGGGGCCTTCCTGCTGGGGTCTCTGAAATCGCTTTCATTTAGCACTGCCAAATGGGTACAGTTACTCCCTTGAGTTGAGCTCCATTATTAGTCCCAGATTCCAGAGTTCAGGAAACAAGAAAAGAAACTCTGCCCCAGTTTCCCCTACATTCCTTTTGCCATCCTCTAACCTCCGAATGTAGCAAAGCAAGCAGTGTTGCGTCGCCACCAGCTCCTCGTGTCTGTGCGCAGTCACGCCGCCAGGGCCCCGGGTGCACGCGCGGAATATCAGCTCTGCCGCATGCAGCTTATGCGTTTCTTCAGCCTTCATCGACGCGCAGCAGATGTGTGTCCCTACTTCATGGATGCAGCTGTCTACTGCAAGACATGCTACCAGAACGACGACGGACAGGAGCTTATCAGTGGCAGaactgggggggggggggggggggggggggcggggagAGGCCATGACCCCCCTAACAATTATAAAGCTAATAATATAGCACGTAATTTGTGGATAAAATTAGATCAAATTTT from Panicum hallii strain FIL2 chromosome 3, PHallii_v3.1, whole genome shotgun sequence encodes:
- the LOC112884849 gene encoding protease Do-like 5, chloroplastic; protein product: MALRPLLHHLLLSSPPHRRPNLPPSPPPSSSSATTRRSAAAALLLLAAAAAAPPPRPARAADEPGGEDVDESRVVRLFQEASPSVVFIKDLVVAEPQGRGGGRDEEVDEEEGGAKVEGTGSGFVWDSAGHIVTNYHVVAKLAGDGSVSHYCKVFLEDSSGKSYSKEGRLIGCDPAYDLAVLKVDVDSDKLRPALIGTSRGLRVGQSCFAIGNPYGYEHTLTTGVVSGLGREIPSPSGRAIRGAIQTDAAINAGNSGGPLIDSYGHVIGVNTATFTRKGSGISSGVNFAIPIDTVVQSVPNLIVYGTSVSNRF